A genomic stretch from Desulfurellaceae bacterium includes:
- a CDS encoding hydantoinase B/oxoprolinase family protein codes for MSEQTLAKGLAAILQRIRPRLLRSLASLALIDRRHLGCALSTADGQLVATDNPARLGILGAVTRSVLAYFGDTLAEGDVVLTNDPFSGGSHVQDAALVKPLFAAGHRLGYATFQVPLADIGGNALGGYFPRALEIWAEGVRVTPIRLYRGGVLQRDALTMLTLNSRLPHLIEKDLELLVAALEGCQNEVRALAAQYSPGAYTQALHDILADTEGQVRAELGKIAPGEWRAESGPVHSCLEDDAFRVALRLSLADGTLRLDFSGSSATAKGFVNSTTATTTAAALLPLATLWPAIPANDGLLRPVSFVIPEHSFLHATLPMSVGWSPYQPSLAVAQAVRGALHQARAGQIAATRLEAAFRPPALPFRISGCGRPGCPFPTEMSQQL; via the coding sequence ATGAGCGAGCAGACTCTTGCAAAGGGGCTGGCGGCGATCCTCCAGCGCATCCGTCCCCGTCTGCTCCGTTCGCTGGCGTCCCTGGCCCTGATTGATCGACGCCACCTCGGCTGCGCCCTCAGCACGGCCGACGGGCAGCTGGTCGCCACCGACAACCCGGCCCGTCTCGGTATCCTCGGCGCAGTCACCCGCTCGGTGTTGGCCTATTTTGGAGACACGCTGGCCGAGGGCGATGTTGTCCTGACCAACGATCCCTTTTCAGGTGGCAGCCACGTGCAGGATGCGGCCCTGGTCAAGCCCCTCTTCGCCGCCGGCCACCGGCTCGGCTATGCCACGTTCCAGGTCCCGCTGGCCGATATCGGCGGGAACGCCCTGGGCGGCTATTTCCCCCGGGCTCTGGAAATCTGGGCTGAGGGCGTGCGGGTCACGCCGATACGCCTGTACCGTGGCGGGGTATTGCAGCGGGACGCGCTGACCATGCTGACGCTGAACAGTCGCCTGCCGCACCTGATCGAAAAAGACCTGGAGCTGCTGGTGGCTGCCCTGGAGGGGTGTCAGAACGAGGTGAGGGCCCTGGCTGCCCAGTACTCGCCCGGCGCCTACACTCAGGCCCTGCACGACATCCTGGCCGACACCGAAGGGCAGGTGAGGGCCGAACTCGGGAAAATCGCGCCTGGGGAGTGGCGGGCCGAGAGCGGGCCGGTCCATTCGTGTCTGGAAGACGACGCGTTCCGGGTCGCGCTCAGGCTGTCGCTTGCCGACGGGACACTCCGTCTCGACTTCAGCGGTAGCTCGGCCACCGCCAAAGGATTTGTGAACAGCACGACGGCAACGACGACCGCCGCCGCCCTGCTGCCCCTGGCGACCCTGTGGCCGGCAATCCCGGCCAATGACGGGCTGCTGCGCCCCGTGTCTTTCGTCATTCCCGAGCACAGTTTTCTGCACGCCACGCTCCCCATGTCGGTCGGCTGGTCGCCCTACCAGCCGAGTCTGGCCGTCGCACAGGCGGTGCGTGGGGCTTTACACCAGGCCCGGGCCGGACAGATTGCTGCCACACGGCTGGAGGCCGCGTTCAGGCCGCCGGCGCTGCCGTTTCGCATCAGCGGTTGTGGCCGTCCGGGCTGTCCGTTCCCGACCGAGATGTCTCAACAGTTGTAG
- a CDS encoding hydantoinase B/oxoprolinase family protein has translation MVDRITALVVKDSLEAISEEMSKTVERTAVHPLFNEVHDYSTGVFFYDGHAVRLVARATAIPVHIFASILSVEALMDTFGDDLHEGDVVMVNDPYYGGTHHADWTVMKPVFFDGKPVLFPSVRAHMADFGGPVAGGYNPEARDIWQEALRIPPIKLFEKGQLREDVLDWILANSRIPQVLRGDLAAMFGACNLAEQRIQALFAKYGGEVVNDSIEYTLDYAEKRFRAEVAKWPDGRYQGTAVLDHDSLGSHDVEVTATVQIEGSDLSVDFAGSSPETPGFVNSPFGNTASWVYTALCSVLPDDIPVNSGVFRAVRISAPEGTVVNPLPPAPCMFSTVVIGGDIGTATMRALEQAIPDRAGAVSLNYCLCTTYGHDSRYDAMFVTIEYGNTLVAASGTRGSDGWGGWPAPMCGLIYSTVEMSEIQFPFFYHQYEYVADTAAAGQWRGVPGFAMKRESVRDESIINVALTGVRHTAPGYAGGKDGASSRYVLNWGTEHEEEVLESAANRPSPPGSIIATFKGGGGGWGDPFRRDPQKVLDDVLDEYLSVERAEQDYGVVIDPDTLSLDMEETVRRRAQTAK, from the coding sequence ATGGTTGACCGTATCACCGCTCTGGTAGTGAAAGACTCGCTGGAGGCAATCTCTGAGGAAATGAGCAAGACGGTCGAGCGCACAGCGGTCCATCCGCTGTTCAACGAGGTCCACGACTATTCGACCGGGGTGTTCTTCTACGACGGACACGCTGTCCGCCTGGTTGCCCGGGCGACGGCCATCCCGGTGCATATCTTTGCCTCTATTCTGTCGGTCGAAGCGCTGATGGACACCTTTGGTGACGACCTGCACGAGGGCGACGTGGTGATGGTCAACGATCCCTATTACGGCGGGACGCACCACGCCGACTGGACGGTCATGAAGCCCGTCTTTTTTGACGGCAAGCCGGTGCTGTTCCCGTCCGTCCGCGCCCATATGGCCGATTTCGGCGGACCGGTGGCCGGCGGCTATAATCCCGAGGCCAGGGACATCTGGCAGGAAGCCCTGCGCATCCCGCCCATCAAACTGTTTGAGAAGGGACAGCTGCGCGAGGACGTTCTGGACTGGATTCTGGCCAACTCGCGTATTCCGCAGGTACTGCGGGGAGACCTGGCGGCCATGTTCGGGGCGTGCAATCTGGCCGAACAGCGCATTCAGGCCCTGTTTGCCAAGTACGGCGGCGAGGTGGTCAACGACAGTATCGAGTACACCCTGGACTACGCCGAAAAACGCTTCCGGGCCGAGGTCGCCAAGTGGCCCGACGGCAGGTATCAGGGCACCGCCGTCCTCGATCACGACAGCCTGGGCAGCCACGATGTCGAGGTCACGGCGACGGTGCAGATTGAGGGCTCGGACCTGAGCGTCGATTTTGCCGGCTCGAGTCCCGAAACGCCGGGCTTCGTCAACAGCCCGTTCGGCAACACCGCGTCGTGGGTGTATACCGCCCTGTGCTCGGTCCTGCCCGACGACATTCCGGTCAATTCCGGGGTGTTCCGGGCGGTCCGCATCAGCGCGCCCGAGGGCACGGTGGTCAACCCGCTGCCGCCCGCGCCGTGCATGTTCAGTACGGTGGTCATCGGCGGGGATATCGGCACGGCGACGATGCGTGCCCTGGAGCAGGCGATTCCCGACCGGGCCGGGGCGGTGTCGCTGAACTATTGCCTGTGTACGACCTACGGCCACGACTCGCGCTACGACGCGATGTTTGTGACCATCGAGTACGGTAATACCCTGGTGGCGGCCAGCGGCACCCGGGGCAGCGACGGCTGGGGCGGCTGGCCGGCGCCGATGTGCGGGCTGATCTATTCCACGGTCGAGATGAGCGAGATCCAGTTTCCGTTTTTCTACCACCAGTACGAGTACGTTGCGGACACCGCGGCCGCCGGCCAGTGGCGCGGTGTGCCCGGCTTTGCCATGAAGCGTGAGAGCGTGCGGGACGAGTCGATCATCAATGTCGCCCTGACCGGGGTGCGGCATACCGCGCCGGGCTATGCCGGCGGCAAGGACGGCGCCAGCAGCCGCTATGTGCTCAACTGGGGCACCGAACACGAGGAAGAAGTCCTGGAGTCGGCGGCCAACCGACCCTCCCCGCCGGGCTCGATCATTGCCACCTTCAAGGGTGGTGGCGGTGGCTGGGGCGACCCGTTTCGGCGCGACCCGCAGAAAGTCCTGGACGATGTGCTCGACGAGTACCTCAGCGTCGAACGGGCCGAACAGGATTACGGGGTGGTGATCGATCCCGATACCCTGAGCCTGGATATGGAGGAAACCGTTCGGCGCCGGGCGCAGACGGCGAAGTGA
- a CDS encoding LLM class flavin-dependent oxidoreductase: MQFGMLYEMQTPRPWTKLSSYNIYHEALAQIELADKLGFDYVWEVEHHFLEEYSHSPAPEVFYGAVSQRTKNIRIAHGVRLLPHRFNHPIKVAVQAAVLDILSNGRMDLGTGRSTTAQELDGFGIDYDRTRLEVREALDVIVKAWTDEILEYEGETITVPPRMVIPKPIQEPHPPMWMACTAPDSYEMAANRGLGVLSFNFNWEQVQKTMQIYRDTNKTRNDVVTKVINDRFSGVVMCHVSESKEEEAIGINGARWFLHNIAKLFEPLMAKNNLYSYEYLRQLFDLSEDANDLSDQQLKDHPMVTVGNPDEVSRKLEKFRDNGLDQVIFFKQMGEIPHQNVMRSIRRIGEHIIPQYNPHKKIATDVDVSFAEQPLAAAK, translated from the coding sequence ATGCAATTTGGTATGCTGTACGAAATGCAAACCCCACGACCGTGGACCAAGCTCAGCAGCTACAACATCTACCACGAAGCTTTGGCCCAGATAGAACTGGCGGATAAGCTTGGCTTCGATTATGTCTGGGAAGTGGAGCACCACTTTCTGGAAGAGTATTCGCACAGCCCGGCGCCCGAAGTATTCTACGGCGCCGTTTCCCAGCGGACCAAGAATATCCGGATCGCACACGGCGTGCGTTTGCTGCCGCATCGCTTCAACCATCCGATTAAAGTCGCGGTACAAGCCGCCGTGCTCGATATTCTGAGTAATGGCCGGATGGACCTCGGCACCGGCCGCTCGACGACCGCCCAGGAGCTGGATGGCTTTGGTATTGATTATGATCGGACGCGCCTGGAAGTCCGGGAAGCGCTCGATGTCATTGTCAAAGCCTGGACGGACGAGATTCTGGAATACGAGGGCGAGACGATTACGGTACCGCCTCGGATGGTCATTCCCAAGCCGATCCAGGAGCCGCATCCGCCGATGTGGATGGCCTGTACCGCCCCGGACAGCTACGAGATGGCTGCCAACCGCGGGCTTGGGGTGCTCAGTTTCAACTTCAACTGGGAACAAGTCCAGAAGACCATGCAGATCTATCGTGACACCAACAAGACCCGCAATGATGTGGTGACCAAGGTCATCAATGACCGGTTTTCTGGTGTGGTCATGTGTCACGTATCAGAAAGCAAAGAAGAAGAGGCAATTGGGATCAATGGTGCACGCTGGTTCCTGCACAACATCGCCAAGCTGTTTGAGCCGCTGATGGCCAAAAATAATCTGTACTCCTACGAGTACCTGCGCCAGCTGTTTGACCTGAGCGAGGACGCCAACGATCTCAGCGATCAACAGCTGAAAGATCATCCGATGGTGACCGTCGGCAATCCGGATGAAGTCAGTCGGAAGTTGGAGAAATTTCGCGACAATGGTCTCGACCAGGTCATCTTCTTCAAGCAGATGGGGGAGATTCCACACCAGAACGTCATGCGCTCCATTCGCCGCATCGGTGAGCATATCATCCCGCAGTACAATCCTCACAAGAAGATTGCCACGGATGTTGATGTGAGCTTCGCCGAACAGCCGCTGGCTGCGGCCAAATAG
- a CDS encoding CoA transferase → MAELKHILDGYKVLDFTQVLAGPTVTRLMAEMGAEIIKVELAPNGELSRGLPYLRNGRSAYFIQQNRGKKSLCIDARHAKGLAILKQLVKQVDVLVENFAPGVIGRLGLDYGSVKDLNPKIVMCSISAFGQSGPLSHLPGYDYIAQAYSGITSMIGEKDGQPYFPLPGIGDVSTGVHATAAINGALLYRERTGQGQYVDIALLDAYFHCHELNVQMYSASGGDIKPTRSGTQHYAICPSGLYKGRETYVFIMALPHQWPSVCRAIGRPELADDPRFVDNEARLQNTEAVARILEDWIASMPSDAAALRALEEARVPVAPVLSVEQAVNHPHMRQRQTVRTVTDRAFGEFQIPGMPLRFSAFPDLLPLEAPFLGEHNAEILHRYLGYAAEQVRALEEEGVLKREVPDPPDRPV, encoded by the coding sequence ATGGCAGAACTCAAACATATCCTTGATGGCTACAAAGTCCTGGACTTCACCCAAGTCCTGGCCGGTCCGACGGTCACCCGACTGATGGCCGAGATGGGCGCCGAGATCATCAAGGTTGAACTCGCCCCCAACGGCGAACTCTCGCGCGGCCTGCCGTATCTGAGAAATGGCCGCAGCGCCTACTTTATTCAGCAGAATCGGGGCAAGAAGAGCCTGTGCATCGACGCCAGACACGCCAAGGGCCTGGCGATCCTCAAACAGCTCGTCAAACAGGTCGATGTGCTGGTCGAGAACTTTGCGCCCGGCGTGATCGGGCGTCTGGGGCTCGACTACGGGTCGGTCAAAGACCTGAATCCCAAGATCGTCATGTGTTCGATTTCGGCCTTTGGTCAGAGCGGCCCGCTGTCCCACCTGCCGGGCTATGATTATATCGCCCAGGCGTATTCCGGCATTACCTCGATGATAGGCGAGAAAGACGGCCAGCCGTATTTTCCGCTGCCGGGGATCGGTGATGTGAGCACCGGCGTCCACGCCACCGCCGCCATTAACGGCGCCCTGCTGTACCGCGAGCGAACCGGGCAGGGACAGTACGTGGATATTGCCCTGCTCGACGCCTATTTCCACTGCCACGAACTCAACGTCCAGATGTACTCGGCCAGCGGGGGCGACATCAAACCGACCCGCTCGGGCACCCAGCACTATGCGATCTGTCCCAGCGGCTTATACAAGGGCCGCGAGACCTATGTGTTTATCATGGCCCTGCCTCACCAGTGGCCGAGTGTGTGCAGAGCCATCGGGCGGCCCGAGCTTGCCGACGATCCGCGCTTTGTCGATAACGAGGCACGGCTGCAAAACACCGAGGCCGTGGCCAGGATTCTGGAAGACTGGATCGCCTCGATGCCCAGCGACGCGGCCGCCCTGCGCGCGCTTGAGGAGGCCCGCGTCCCGGTCGCGCCGGTGCTGTCGGTCGAGCAGGCCGTCAACCATCCGCACATGCGTCAGCGTCAGACCGTCCGCACGGTCACCGACCGGGCGTTTGGCGAGTTCCAGATTCCGGGCATGCCGCTCAGATTTTCCGCCTTCCCCGACCTGCTGCCGCTCGAAGCGCCCTTTCTGGGAGAGCATAACGCCGAGATTTTACACCGCTATCTCGGCTATGCCGCCGAGCAGGTGCGGGCCTTGGAAGAAGAAGGCGTGCTCAAGCGGGAGGTACCCGACCCGCCAGACCGGCCGGTCTGA
- a CDS encoding MaoC family dehydratase, with protein MSDTPTVGPEPYVGKVLERRSFPVSQEALDDYCRGLDLDAAVQVPSMLASGTDNGYFDQICFSNHFGHLWMRQEWELFAPLHVGHAYETSGHIADIYQRRDRKVVQYAVELHDEAGGLVLRSQHHQSFLLDQQTGELQFRDPKAKPGARTFNVPQGEPFGSLERTITLDMCDRFFGGDVNYHTDREASLKLGFRNVVVGGRMTMAYAGHVLEERYGAAWLSNGRMDVKFTNPVWEEDTVIARGVELGRLEDEPDRTAAFVWLAKPDGTVVLIANASVQTT; from the coding sequence ATGAGCGATACACCAACGGTCGGTCCTGAGCCGTATGTCGGAAAGGTGCTGGAGCGTCGGAGCTTTCCGGTCAGCCAGGAGGCCCTGGACGATTACTGCCGGGGCTTGGACCTCGACGCTGCGGTCCAGGTGCCGTCCATGCTGGCCAGCGGCACGGACAACGGCTATTTCGATCAGATCTGCTTCAGCAACCACTTCGGCCATCTGTGGATGCGCCAGGAGTGGGAACTGTTCGCCCCGCTGCACGTCGGGCACGCGTATGAGACCAGCGGCCACATTGCCGATATCTATCAACGCCGTGACCGTAAGGTCGTGCAGTACGCCGTTGAGCTGCACGACGAGGCGGGCGGGCTTGTTCTGCGCAGCCAACACCACCAGAGCTTTCTGCTCGACCAGCAGACTGGCGAACTCCAGTTTCGCGACCCCAAGGCGAAGCCTGGCGCCCGCACGTTCAACGTGCCCCAGGGCGAACCGTTCGGCTCGCTGGAACGCACAATTACGCTGGACATGTGCGACCGCTTCTTTGGCGGCGACGTCAACTACCACACCGACCGTGAGGCATCGCTCAAGCTCGGTTTTCGCAACGTGGTGGTTGGCGGGCGGATGACCATGGCCTACGCCGGCCACGTTCTCGAAGAGCGCTACGGCGCAGCTTGGCTGAGCAACGGGCGGATGGACGTGAAGTTCACCAACCCGGTGTGGGAAGAGGATACGGTGATTGCGCGTGGCGTCGAGCTGGGTCGGCTGGAGGACGAACCCGACAGAACCGCCGCCTTTGTGTGGCTGGCCAAGCCGGACGGTACGGTCGTGCTGATTGCCAACGCGAGTGTCCAGACGACCTGA
- a CDS encoding queuosine precursor transporter, producing the protein MQEEQDEPAASTWSVHSSYVFYSFLAGIFLTSLTLGNVVGITKFVDLGWFVIPAGLLAYPFTFLATDLISELYGRRRAQALVWVGLCMNLFMLFLMWFGHTLPDASGVSGASATFEQVYAFMKPNVVASMIAYLVAQSVDVQLFHFWKRLTRGRHLWLRNNGSTLLSQLVDTVLISFVLYASGGLGSQIDSVAKLIPLVLSSYAFKCVFAVLDTPLFYLGVYVLRERLPSAE; encoded by the coding sequence ATGCAAGAGGAGCAAGATGAGCCTGCCGCCTCGACCTGGTCGGTCCATTCCAGCTATGTCTTCTATTCCTTTTTGGCCGGTATTTTTCTCACCTCGCTGACCCTGGGCAATGTCGTCGGCATCACCAAGTTTGTTGATCTGGGCTGGTTTGTGATTCCGGCCGGCCTGCTGGCCTATCCGTTCACCTTTCTGGCCACCGACCTGATCAGCGAGCTGTACGGCCGCCGACGAGCCCAGGCGCTGGTGTGGGTCGGCCTGTGCATGAACCTCTTCATGCTGTTCCTGATGTGGTTTGGCCATACGCTGCCGGACGCGTCCGGGGTGTCGGGCGCCAGCGCCACGTTTGAACAGGTATACGCGTTCATGAAGCCGAATGTGGTGGCGTCGATGATCGCCTATCTGGTCGCCCAGTCGGTCGATGTCCAGCTGTTTCATTTCTGGAAGAGGCTGACCCGGGGACGCCACCTGTGGCTGCGCAACAACGGCTCGACGCTGTTGAGCCAGCTCGTTGATACGGTCCTGATTTCGTTCGTGTTGTACGCCTCGGGCGGGCTCGGCAGCCAGATTGACTCGGTGGCCAAGCTGATCCCGCTGGTCTTGTCGTCCTACGCCTTCAAATGCGTCTTTGCCGTGTTGGACACGCCGTTGTTCTACCTCGGCGTCTATGTGCTGCGCGAGCGGCTGCCCAGCGCCGAGTAG
- a CDS encoding glycosyltransferase family 2 protein has protein sequence MEGETRSAAAAPCISVILPTFERAHLLPRSLRSVLAQTFSDWELIVIDDGSTDNTAQVVQDWQRKTSRLRYLHQTNRGVGAARNLGIQHARGQYISCLDSDDEYLPKHLETRLRLLRRHRLDLVQGGVRVLGKDWTVDFFDPQRLVRLSDCIIGGTLFGKRDVFLALGGFGDLNYGEDLDLWTRARRRFKVATFRTPTTYCLHETPDSLRIARYQEWADQQRPAQRS, from the coding sequence ATGGAGGGGGAGACGCGCTCAGCCGCGGCCGCGCCGTGCATCTCGGTCATCCTGCCGACCTTCGAGCGCGCCCACCTGCTGCCCCGCAGCCTGCGCTCAGTCCTGGCCCAGACCTTCAGCGACTGGGAGCTGATCGTCATTGACGACGGCAGCACCGACAACACGGCCCAGGTCGTGCAGGACTGGCAGCGCAAAACGTCCCGGCTCCGCTATCTGCACCAGACCAATCGCGGCGTTGGCGCCGCTCGCAATCTCGGCATTCAACACGCCCGCGGGCAGTATATCTCCTGCCTGGACAGCGACGACGAGTATCTGCCCAAGCATCTGGAGACGCGGCTCAGGCTGCTACGCCGCCACCGACTTGACCTGGTGCAGGGCGGGGTGCGTGTCCTGGGCAAAGACTGGACGGTCGATTTCTTCGATCCCCAACGGCTGGTCCGGCTGTCCGACTGTATTATCGGCGGGACCCTGTTTGGCAAACGGGACGTGTTTCTCGCCCTGGGCGGCTTTGGTGACCTCAACTACGGGGAAGATCTCGACCTGTGGACCAGAGCCCGACGGCGCTTCAAGGTCGCCACCTTTCGGACCCCGACCACCTACTGTCTGCACGAAACGCCCGACAGCCTGCGGATCGCGCGCTACCAGGAATGGGCCGACCAGCAACGGCCTGCCCAGCGCTCTTAG
- a CDS encoding VOC family protein: protein MIEVNGMAHVILTVSDWDRCRSFYEAVLPFLGLKQAFSGEDMIYYVGGRTALGVSRCDDAHAKDRFVQNSVGLHHLSFRARSREDVDQVYAFLQEQHATVVHPPEEGPWAPGYYSVLFEDPVGTRLEVNYVPGRGIFADGAGFNPSGDYH from the coding sequence ATGATCGAAGTCAACGGGATGGCCCACGTCATCCTGACAGTGAGTGACTGGGACCGCTGCCGGAGCTTTTACGAGGCAGTGCTGCCCTTTCTGGGTCTCAAGCAGGCCTTCAGCGGCGAGGACATGATCTACTATGTCGGCGGTCGGACCGCGCTCGGTGTGAGCCGCTGCGACGACGCCCATGCCAAGGACCGCTTTGTCCAGAACAGCGTCGGCCTGCACCACCTGAGCTTTCGAGCCCGCAGTCGGGAGGACGTTGACCAGGTGTACGCCTTCCTCCAGGAGCAGCACGCCACCGTCGTTCACCCGCCCGAGGAAGGACCGTGGGCGCCGGGCTATTACTCGGTGCTGTTTGAAGACCCGGTCGGCACCCGCCTGGAGGTCAACTACGTGCCGGGCAGGGGAATTTTTGCCGACGGAGCCGGCTTCAATCCGTCCGGAGATTATCACTAG
- a CDS encoding type II toxin-antitoxin system Phd/YefM family antitoxin, which produces MTDRHSIAEARRNLPSLVRAAESGTAVELTRHGKSVAVLIGWKAFEQLAAGRRRFSETYAAFAKDADLQTLGLEPNEVFGTVRDMTPGRDIEL; this is translated from the coding sequence ATGACCGACAGACATTCGATTGCCGAGGCGCGCCGCAACCTGCCGAGCCTGGTCCGCGCGGCGGAGAGCGGCACCGCCGTAGAGTTGACCCGTCACGGGAAATCGGTGGCAGTGCTCATCGGCTGGAAGGCATTCGAGCAGCTTGCCGCAGGTCGGCGCCGCTTCAGCGAGACCTACGCTGCCTTCGCCAAAGACGCCGACTTGCAGACACTCGGGCTGGAGCCTAACGAGGTGTTCGGGACCGTGCGGGACATGACGCCGGGCCGTGACATTGAGCTGTGA
- a CDS encoding type II toxin-antitoxin system VapC family toxin codes for MEYLLDTNVVSEPLRPQPAAGIMRGLRAHESVSAIPAPVWHELRFGCTRLPRSRRRAVIERYLEEVVLASFPVLAYDRDAADWHALERARLSRTGQVPPFVDGQIAAIAYVNGLTLITSNTSHFLGFKGLRVQSWT; via the coding sequence GTGGAATACCTACTGGACACCAATGTCGTCTCGGAACCGCTGCGGCCGCAGCCGGCCGCCGGCATCATGCGCGGATTGCGGGCGCATGAGAGCGTGTCGGCGATCCCGGCGCCGGTCTGGCACGAGTTGCGTTTCGGCTGTACCCGGCTGCCGCGGTCGCGCCGCCGGGCCGTGATCGAACGCTACCTTGAGGAAGTTGTCCTGGCGAGCTTTCCGGTGCTCGCCTACGACCGGGACGCTGCGGACTGGCACGCGCTTGAGCGGGCGCGTCTGAGCCGGACCGGCCAAGTGCCGCCGTTTGTCGATGGACAGATCGCGGCGATCGCGTATGTCAACGGCCTGACCCTGATCACCTCGAATACGAGCCATTTTCTGGGCTTCAAGGGGCTGCGGGTGCAGAGCTGGACGTGA
- a CDS encoding formylglycine-generating enzyme family protein, giving the protein MRMRIYRLCVPMLTVLLMAVEATAQLPPDIQADRYLIQAERHIGTGDYTAAKATLDRILELQAEHDLALPEAFWFKHAQVSHQAGDHAEAVESVTRYLTTAGCEGAHYREALELLDRAEAEAEVEAERQAAERRAAEIRRVLNEMEFVLIEPGTFEMGSPETEAWRVSDERLHRVMLSQPFYLGKYEVTQGQWQAVMGSNPSLFACGATCPVENVSWEDTQAFIAALNRQEGVEKYRLPTEAEWEYAARAGTQTAYHFGDDASQLGAYAWYGDNVDYENLIHPVGQKRPNAWGLYDMHGNVQEWVQDWYGGYPHGAVTDPRGPSSGARRVDRGGSWFNSARQCRAADRGDSSPGYRNGDLGFRLARIS; this is encoded by the coding sequence ATGCGAATGCGGATATACCGGCTGTGTGTCCCGATGCTGACCGTGTTGCTGATGGCAGTCGAGGCGACCGCCCAACTGCCGCCGGATATTCAGGCCGACCGTTACCTTATACAGGCTGAGCGCCATATTGGGACCGGGGACTATACCGCGGCCAAGGCGACCCTGGACCGGATTCTGGAGTTGCAGGCCGAGCATGATCTGGCCTTGCCCGAGGCGTTCTGGTTCAAGCACGCTCAGGTGTCGCACCAGGCGGGAGATCATGCGGAAGCGGTGGAGTCCGTCACCCGCTATCTGACGACCGCGGGCTGTGAGGGAGCGCATTACCGAGAGGCGCTGGAGCTATTGGATCGGGCGGAGGCGGAGGCGGAGGTGGAAGCGGAGCGGCAGGCTGCGGAGCGACGGGCGGCGGAGATACGCCGCGTTCTCAACGAGATGGAGTTCGTGCTGATTGAGCCAGGGACCTTCGAGATGGGCTCACCGGAGACGGAAGCATGGCGAGTTAGTGACGAAAGGCTGCACCGTGTGATGCTCAGCCAGCCCTTTTATCTGGGCAAGTACGAAGTGACGCAAGGGCAGTGGCAAGCGGTGATGGGGAGCAATCCGTCACTTTTCGCCTGTGGTGCCACCTGTCCGGTGGAGAATGTCTCCTGGGAGGACACGCAGGCATTTATCGCGGCTCTGAACCGGCAGGAGGGCGTAGAGAAGTACCGGCTGCCAACCGAAGCGGAGTGGGAGTATGCGGCGCGGGCGGGGACGCAGACGGCGTATCACTTTGGGGATGATGCGTCCCAGTTAGGGGCGTATGCCTGGTATGGTGACAACGTTGATTACGAGAACCTCATCCACCCGGTGGGGCAGAAACGCCCGAATGCCTGGGGCTTGTATGACATGCACGGGAACGTGCAGGAATGGGTGCAGGACTGGTATGGCGGCTATCCTCATGGCGCGGTGACCGACCCTCGCGGCCCGAGTTCAGGCGCCCGCCGGGTGGATCGCGGCGGGAGTTGGTTCAACAGTGCCCGCCAGTGCCGGGCGGCGGATCGCGGCGATAGTTCGCCGGGCTATCGCAACGGCGACCTGGGCTTCCGCCTGGCGAGAATTTCGTGA
- a CDS encoding type II toxin-antitoxin system HicB family antitoxin, whose translation MQFRYPARLQPDRSGAILVSFRDLPECLTSGADAPEALREAGDALEEAIAGRIDDGEPIPVPSRLRTGERLIAVPPDMAAKAAFVLAFRDSGLSRLAVARRLGVNEKVARRWLDPRHHTAATRLHTALRAFGQELIVASQTA comes from the coding sequence ATGCAGTTTCGCTATCCCGCCCGGCTACAGCCCGACCGCTCAGGTGCCATTCTCGTCTCATTTCGGGACCTCCCGGAGTGTCTCACGTCCGGGGCTGACGCGCCCGAAGCCCTGAGAGAGGCGGGCGATGCCCTTGAGGAAGCTATCGCCGGCCGCATCGACGATGGCGAACCGATCCCGGTGCCGAGCCGGTTGCGGACCGGCGAGCGGCTCATTGCCGTACCCCCCGACATGGCCGCCAAGGCAGCGTTCGTGCTCGCCTTCCGTGACAGTGGGCTGTCACGGCTCGCCGTGGCACGTCGCCTCGGCGTCAATGAAAAAGTTGCCCGGCGCTGGCTCGATCCGCGCCACCACACGGCGGCCACCCGCCTGCACACAGCGCTGCGGGCCTTCGGCCAGGAACTCATTGTGGCATCCCAGACGGCGTGA